In Brassica rapa cultivar Chiifu-401-42 chromosome A06, CAAS_Brap_v3.01, whole genome shotgun sequence, a single window of DNA contains:
- the LOC103871487 gene encoding puromycin-sensitive aminopeptidase isoform X1: MARLIIPCRSVTVASFNLLPLLSSHAPFRSSPLPLRNSPKKRLAPFLTSQVTCLTKNQFPSHSVDRYKQSSRRLFCSVVTESVPDKVEMDAPKEIFLKDYTKPDYYFETVDLSFSLGEEKTIVSSLIKVSPRVKGSSAPLVLNGHDLKLLSVKVDGKLLKEGDYQLDSRHLTLPSLPAKESFVLEIDTEIYPHMNTSLDGLYKSSGNFCTQCEAEGFRKITFYQDRPDIMAKYTCRVEADKSLYPVLLSNGNLISQGDIEGGRHFALWEDPFKKPCYLFALVAGQLASRDDTFTTRSGREVSLKIWTPAEDLPKTAHAMYSLKAAMKWDEDVFGLEYDLDLFNIVAVPDFNMGAMENKSLNIFNSKLVLASPETATDADYAAILGVIGHEYFHNWTGNRVTCRDWFQLSLKEGLTVFRDQEFSSDMGSRTVKRIADVSKLRIYQFPQDAGPMAHPVRPHSYIKMDNFYTVTVYEKGAEVVRMYKTLLGSEGFRKGIDLYFQRHDEQAVTCEDFFAAMRDANNADFANFLQWYSQAGTPVVKVASSYNAEARTFSLKFSQEIPPTPGQPTKEATFIPVVVGLLDSSGKDIALSSVYHDGTRQTISSSSTILRVTKKEEEFVFSDIAERPVPSLFRGFSAPVRVDTDLSDDDLFFLLAHDSDEFNRWEAGQVLARKLMLNLVSDFQQNRPLALNPKFIQGLGSVLSDSSLDKEFIAKAITLPGEGEIMDMMAVADPDAVHAVRKFVRKQLASQLKTELLKIVENNRSTEAYVFDHPNMARRALKNTALAYLASLEDPSYVELALSEYKSATNLTDQFAALAALAQNPGKTRDDVLADFYNKWQGDYLVVNKWFLLQSSSDIPGNVENVKKLLDHPAFDMRNPNKVYSLIGGFCGSPVNFHAKDGSGYKFLGDIVVQLDKINPQVASRMVSAFSRWKRYDETRQALAKAQLEMIMSANGLSENVFEIASKSLAA; the protein is encoded by the exons ATGGCTCGATTGATAATTCCTTGTCGAAGTGTGACTGTGGCTAGCTTCAACCTTCTCCCTTTGCTCTCTTCTCAT GCTCCCTTTAGAAGCAGTCCTCTTCCATTACGTAATTCACCAAAAAAGAGACTTGCTCCCTTCCTTACTTCCCag GTTACTTGTTTGACCAAGAATCAGTTTCCATCACACTCTGTTGAT AGATATAAGCAAAGCAGTAGGAGGCTGTTTTGTTCTGTTGTCACTGAATCAGTTCCGGATAAAGTTGAAATGGATGCACCTAAGGAAATATTTCTCAAGGACTACACCAAGCCTGATTACTACTTTGAAACT gtGGATCTGAGCTTCTCTCTAGGTGAAGAGAAAACAATTGTGAGCTCCTTAATCAAGGTTTCCCCTCGAGTTAAAG GATCCTCTGCTCCCTTGGTCCTGAATGGGCATGACTTGAAGCTACTTTCTGTCAAAGTTGATGGCAAGCTTCTGAAG GAAGGGGATTACCAGTTGGACTCTCGTCATCTCACTCTGCCTTCACTGCCGGCCAAGGAGTCCTTTGTTCTGGAAATTGATACTGAGATATACCCCCACATGAATACTTCACTTGAT GGGCTCTACAAGTCATCTGGGAATTTTTGCACACAATGTGAAGCAGAGGGTTTCCGAAAAATCACATTTTACCAG GACCGTCCTGACATTATGGCGAAGTACACATGCCGTGTTGAAGCTGACAAGTCACTTTATCCTGTATTGTTGTCCAATGGAAACCTTATTTCCCAAGGAGACATAGAG GGAGGTCGGCACTTTGCCTTATGGGAGGACCCATTCAAGAAGCCATGCTATCTATTTGCTCTGGTGGCTGGACAGCTAGCCAGCAGAGATGATACATTTACCACACGCTCTGGTAGGGAGGTATCTCTGAAAATCTGGACTCCTGCAGAAGATCTACCAAAGACTGCTCATGCCATGTATTCTCTGAAGGCGGCCATGAAGTGGGATGAAGAT GTGTTTGGCCTTGAGTATGACCTCGATCTCTTCAACATTGTCGCTGTTCCAGATTTTAACAT GGGAGCCATGGAAAACAAGAGTTTGAat ATTTTTAATTCCAAGCTTGTCCTGGCATCTCCAGAAACTGCAACAGATGCAGATTATGCTGCAATTTTGGGAGTTATTGGTCATGAA TACTTCCACAATTGGACAGGTAACAG GGTGACATGCCGTGACTGGTTCCAACTCAGTCTAAAGGAAGGTCTTACTGTCTTCCGAGATCAG GAGTTTTCCTCTGACATGGGAAGCCGTACTGTAAAGCGCATTGCTGATGTTTCAAAGCTCAGGATCTATCAATTCCCCCAG GATGCTGGTCCTATGGCACATCCTGTTCGCCCACATTCATACATCAAG ATGGACAACTTCTACACAG TGACG GTTTATGAAAAG GGAGCTGAGGTTGTGAGGATGTACAAAACTCTACTCGGAAGTGAGGGTTTCCGAAAG GGTATTGATCTCTATTTTCAAAGACATGATGAGCAAGCTGTGACCTGTGAAGACTTCTTTGCTGCTATGCGTGATGCCAACAATGCAGATTTTGCTAATTTCTTGCAATG GTATTCTCAAGCTGGAACTCCAGTGGTCAAAGTGGCGTCCTCTTACAATGCTGAAGCTCGTAccttctctttgaaattcag TCAGGAGATACCTCCGACTCCGGGACAGCCCACAAAAGAAGCTACATTTATTCCAGTGGTTGTTGGTCTTCTGGACTCAAGTGGGAAAGACATTGCACTCTCCTCTGTTTATCATGATGGTACACGGCAGACCATTTCTAGCAGCAGCACAATACTTCGAGTGACTAAG AAAGAAGAAGAGTTTGTGTTCTCTGATATAGCTGAAAGACCTGTTCCATCCCTATTTAGAGGATTCAGTGCGCCAGTTCGTGTTGACACTGATCTCTCGGATGATGATCTGTTCTTCCTCCTAGCCCATGATTCAGATGAATTTAATCG GTGGGAGGCAGGTCAAGTTCTTGCAAGGAAGCTCATGCTGAACTTAGTTTCTGATTTCCAACAAAACAGACCATTGGCTTTAAACCCAAAATTCATTCAAGGTCTCGGCAGCGTTCTTTCTGACTCGAGCCTGGACAAG GAATTTATTGCCAAGGCAATAACATTGCCTGGGGAGGGAGAGATTATGGACATGATGGCCGTGGCAGATCCTGATGCTGTTCATGCTGTTAGAAAGTTTGTTAGAAAGCAGCTTGCGTCTCAACTTAAAACTGAGCTTCTAAAGATA GTTGAGAACAATAGGAGCACAGAGGCTTATGTCTTTGACCACCCAAACATGGCGAGGCGTGCTTTGAAGAACACCGCTCTAG CTTATCTTGCATCTCTTGAGGACCCATCATATGTGGAACTTGCATTGAGTGAATACAAGTCGGCCACCAATTTGACCGACCAATTTGCTGCTTTGGCAGCTCTTGCCCAGAACCCGGGTAAAACCCGTGACGACGTCCTTGCTGACTTCTATAACAAGTGGCAGGGCGATTACTTG GTTGTTAATAAATGGTTCCTCCTTCAATCGTCATCCGACATTCCCGGCAATGTGGAGAATGTGAAGAAGCTTCTGGATCACCCAGCTTTTGATATGCGCAATCCAAACAAG GTTTACTCGCTTATTGGAGGATTCTGCGGTTCTCCAGTGAACTTCCATGCCAAAGATGGATCAGGTTACAAGTTCTTGGGTGACATTGTTGTCCAGTTAGACAAAATCAATCCTCAG GTTGCTTCTCGTATGGTATCTGCCTTTTCGAGGTGGAAGCGCTACGATGAAACCCGACAAGCTCTGGCCAAG GCGCAGTTGGAAATGATAATGTCAGCTAATGGATTATCTGAAAATGTCTTTGAGATTGCCTCCAAGAGTTTAGCTGCTTGA
- the LOC103871487 gene encoding puromycin-sensitive aminopeptidase isoform X2, whose translation MDAPKEIFLKDYTKPDYYFETVDLSFSLGEEKTIVSSLIKVSPRVKGSSAPLVLNGHDLKLLSVKVDGKLLKEGDYQLDSRHLTLPSLPAKESFVLEIDTEIYPHMNTSLDGLYKSSGNFCTQCEAEGFRKITFYQDRPDIMAKYTCRVEADKSLYPVLLSNGNLISQGDIEGGRHFALWEDPFKKPCYLFALVAGQLASRDDTFTTRSGREVSLKIWTPAEDLPKTAHAMYSLKAAMKWDEDVFGLEYDLDLFNIVAVPDFNMGAMENKSLNIFNSKLVLASPETATDADYAAILGVIGHEYFHNWTGNRVTCRDWFQLSLKEGLTVFRDQEFSSDMGSRTVKRIADVSKLRIYQFPQDAGPMAHPVRPHSYIKMDNFYTVTVYEKGAEVVRMYKTLLGSEGFRKGIDLYFQRHDEQAVTCEDFFAAMRDANNADFANFLQWYSQAGTPVVKVASSYNAEARTFSLKFSQEIPPTPGQPTKEATFIPVVVGLLDSSGKDIALSSVYHDGTRQTISSSSTILRVTKKEEEFVFSDIAERPVPSLFRGFSAPVRVDTDLSDDDLFFLLAHDSDEFNRWEAGQVLARKLMLNLVSDFQQNRPLALNPKFIQGLGSVLSDSSLDKEFIAKAITLPGEGEIMDMMAVADPDAVHAVRKFVRKQLASQLKTELLKIVENNRSTEAYVFDHPNMARRALKNTALAYLASLEDPSYVELALSEYKSATNLTDQFAALAALAQNPGKTRDDVLADFYNKWQGDYLVVNKWFLLQSSSDIPGNVENVKKLLDHPAFDMRNPNKVYSLIGGFCGSPVNFHAKDGSGYKFLGDIVVQLDKINPQVASRMVSAFSRWKRYDETRQALAKAQLEMIMSANGLSENVFEIASKSLAA comes from the exons ATGGATGCACCTAAGGAAATATTTCTCAAGGACTACACCAAGCCTGATTACTACTTTGAAACT gtGGATCTGAGCTTCTCTCTAGGTGAAGAGAAAACAATTGTGAGCTCCTTAATCAAGGTTTCCCCTCGAGTTAAAG GATCCTCTGCTCCCTTGGTCCTGAATGGGCATGACTTGAAGCTACTTTCTGTCAAAGTTGATGGCAAGCTTCTGAAG GAAGGGGATTACCAGTTGGACTCTCGTCATCTCACTCTGCCTTCACTGCCGGCCAAGGAGTCCTTTGTTCTGGAAATTGATACTGAGATATACCCCCACATGAATACTTCACTTGAT GGGCTCTACAAGTCATCTGGGAATTTTTGCACACAATGTGAAGCAGAGGGTTTCCGAAAAATCACATTTTACCAG GACCGTCCTGACATTATGGCGAAGTACACATGCCGTGTTGAAGCTGACAAGTCACTTTATCCTGTATTGTTGTCCAATGGAAACCTTATTTCCCAAGGAGACATAGAG GGAGGTCGGCACTTTGCCTTATGGGAGGACCCATTCAAGAAGCCATGCTATCTATTTGCTCTGGTGGCTGGACAGCTAGCCAGCAGAGATGATACATTTACCACACGCTCTGGTAGGGAGGTATCTCTGAAAATCTGGACTCCTGCAGAAGATCTACCAAAGACTGCTCATGCCATGTATTCTCTGAAGGCGGCCATGAAGTGGGATGAAGAT GTGTTTGGCCTTGAGTATGACCTCGATCTCTTCAACATTGTCGCTGTTCCAGATTTTAACAT GGGAGCCATGGAAAACAAGAGTTTGAat ATTTTTAATTCCAAGCTTGTCCTGGCATCTCCAGAAACTGCAACAGATGCAGATTATGCTGCAATTTTGGGAGTTATTGGTCATGAA TACTTCCACAATTGGACAGGTAACAG GGTGACATGCCGTGACTGGTTCCAACTCAGTCTAAAGGAAGGTCTTACTGTCTTCCGAGATCAG GAGTTTTCCTCTGACATGGGAAGCCGTACTGTAAAGCGCATTGCTGATGTTTCAAAGCTCAGGATCTATCAATTCCCCCAG GATGCTGGTCCTATGGCACATCCTGTTCGCCCACATTCATACATCAAG ATGGACAACTTCTACACAG TGACG GTTTATGAAAAG GGAGCTGAGGTTGTGAGGATGTACAAAACTCTACTCGGAAGTGAGGGTTTCCGAAAG GGTATTGATCTCTATTTTCAAAGACATGATGAGCAAGCTGTGACCTGTGAAGACTTCTTTGCTGCTATGCGTGATGCCAACAATGCAGATTTTGCTAATTTCTTGCAATG GTATTCTCAAGCTGGAACTCCAGTGGTCAAAGTGGCGTCCTCTTACAATGCTGAAGCTCGTAccttctctttgaaattcag TCAGGAGATACCTCCGACTCCGGGACAGCCCACAAAAGAAGCTACATTTATTCCAGTGGTTGTTGGTCTTCTGGACTCAAGTGGGAAAGACATTGCACTCTCCTCTGTTTATCATGATGGTACACGGCAGACCATTTCTAGCAGCAGCACAATACTTCGAGTGACTAAG AAAGAAGAAGAGTTTGTGTTCTCTGATATAGCTGAAAGACCTGTTCCATCCCTATTTAGAGGATTCAGTGCGCCAGTTCGTGTTGACACTGATCTCTCGGATGATGATCTGTTCTTCCTCCTAGCCCATGATTCAGATGAATTTAATCG GTGGGAGGCAGGTCAAGTTCTTGCAAGGAAGCTCATGCTGAACTTAGTTTCTGATTTCCAACAAAACAGACCATTGGCTTTAAACCCAAAATTCATTCAAGGTCTCGGCAGCGTTCTTTCTGACTCGAGCCTGGACAAG GAATTTATTGCCAAGGCAATAACATTGCCTGGGGAGGGAGAGATTATGGACATGATGGCCGTGGCAGATCCTGATGCTGTTCATGCTGTTAGAAAGTTTGTTAGAAAGCAGCTTGCGTCTCAACTTAAAACTGAGCTTCTAAAGATA GTTGAGAACAATAGGAGCACAGAGGCTTATGTCTTTGACCACCCAAACATGGCGAGGCGTGCTTTGAAGAACACCGCTCTAG CTTATCTTGCATCTCTTGAGGACCCATCATATGTGGAACTTGCATTGAGTGAATACAAGTCGGCCACCAATTTGACCGACCAATTTGCTGCTTTGGCAGCTCTTGCCCAGAACCCGGGTAAAACCCGTGACGACGTCCTTGCTGACTTCTATAACAAGTGGCAGGGCGATTACTTG GTTGTTAATAAATGGTTCCTCCTTCAATCGTCATCCGACATTCCCGGCAATGTGGAGAATGTGAAGAAGCTTCTGGATCACCCAGCTTTTGATATGCGCAATCCAAACAAG GTTTACTCGCTTATTGGAGGATTCTGCGGTTCTCCAGTGAACTTCCATGCCAAAGATGGATCAGGTTACAAGTTCTTGGGTGACATTGTTGTCCAGTTAGACAAAATCAATCCTCAG GTTGCTTCTCGTATGGTATCTGCCTTTTCGAGGTGGAAGCGCTACGATGAAACCCGACAAGCTCTGGCCAAG GCGCAGTTGGAAATGATAATGTCAGCTAATGGATTATCTGAAAATGTCTTTGAGATTGCCTCCAAGAGTTTAGCTGCTTGA